The sequence below is a genomic window from Candidatus Binataceae bacterium.
AGCAATATCGCGCCAGCCACGCCAATCCATAGCGCATAGGGACGGTGATGGCGCTGGAACGAACGCCACAAGCCCCACACGGTGAATGCCAGGAAAATGATCAGGAGCGGAAGTAGGATCGAGTCGCGGATTATAAAGCCCGCGCCGATTGCACTGACCAGCTCTATCAGCCAAGAGAAGCCGAGACAGCAAGCTGAAGCAAAGATCGCTCCAAGCGGTCCCCATTTTTCAGCATGAAACGATTTCAAGCGTCCTCTCCCATAAGACCGTCAAACTCGGACTGTGGGTGCGGGAATCGGCACGGTCAGGGCGTGCCGGGCGCGTGGTGGCGCGTGTGTTCAATGTTGAGCTGAGTGTAAAACGACGCCGCTATCAGCAACGCCATCCCTGCGTAGGCTGCGCGTTGGTCAAAGACCAGACCGACCACCAGCAGTACGGCGCCGGTTAGGCTTATCCAGAGGTGCGTCTTCGAGTGGCTCTCGCAGGAATAACGCCACGAACCTACGAGTGCGAAGCTCAGGCACACAGCCAGGAATGGAGCGAGAAAAACGTAGTGAACAAGAAACCCCACTCCAACGGTAGTGAGGATGCCTGTGAGCCACGATGCGCCAAGACAACATGCCGCTGCCACGACCGCTCCGAGCGGACCCCATTTTGCCAGCGTCACCGGCGGTATCACGGGTCAACTCCAGTCCCTTCAAGCCACCACTGGTAATAACAAGTGCGGCAGTGAGCTGGCGGCTCGCAAACTCCGTCACGAAGCAGGCAGCCAAGTCCGCCTTCAAGGTCTCGCCCGCCGCACAACGCACAACGCTCGCGGCGTATCCGCCGTTCAGCAGCTGCAAGTGCGTTGCCGTTTTCGAGCTGAGTGGCCATGGTCAGCGGCTCGCTGGAATCAGACCTTCAGGTTGTGAGGTTGTTTCGGTGCCGCTTCGTTATCGACTCGATCGCGGCGACGATACAGCCACACGCCCAGAACAGCGGCGCCTAAGGCCAGTATGCTGAGAATGCCGCCAGTTCCCAAAGACGACCCCGCGTAACCTGCAAGCGAACAAATTGCGTCGCCGCAGGGATCGGCCAACGCAGTTGACGCAAGCAACACCGAAAATGACGCCGACATGACCGAAATTGCGTATCTCATATAATCATCTCACAATCGATCTATCGCTCGGCGGCCTGTCGCTCCGGTTACGCCTCGCGACTAACGCCGACTTGAAGTAAGTGACGATAGAGCACGGCTCCGGCCAGTGAACCGACCGAGCCGCCAGCAAGCGAGCCAACAACCGAGCCGAAAATCCAGCTCAGGCTTATGCCCACCGAGAACGCCCCACACTGGAGTACAATCGCCGGCAGAGTTAGGAGGACAAATACCCCGGCAGCCATCAGGCCCAGCACGACGGGGTGCCTCGGCGCCTTGATACCAACGATCGCGGTGGCAATCAGAAGCGGAGCCAGCGAATAAAGGCTCCCGAGCAGAAAGTACAAGGTCTGGCTTTGCACGCCTGCGAAGAGGTGGCGCACGCCTGGACTCATCTGGCAGTAATCCAACGCCTGGCCGATCGAGCAAGATCTGGTCAATGCCAGCGAAAGCCCCATCGCCAGCAACCCCGCGATACCGACCCATCGCGCGGCAATGCCATAGCGCGGCACTCCGCCGCCGCGCATCGCCAAAAGCACCGCAGCGGCGTACAAGGCAGCCCACGCCGCACCCATGCTCAGCAGCACTTGCGGTGAGAAGACCGTCAAATCGCTCTTTTGCCCAAGAACCCAGACTGAGGCAACTGAAAAGACCAGCCCCATTGTCACGCTCACGAGCGTCGATTTGCCCATCCGGGCGCTCTCGAGGTTCGCCTGTTCTCGCTCCAGCTCGTCCAGAACCCGCGTACGGGTTGTTTCCAAAAGCCTCGCGGGGACCTCCTCTTCGGAAAGCCCGCCCAGCGCGCGCCAGGTAAGCTTCATCTCTTGCCACGCCTGGCGGCAATTAGCGCATCCGCGCAGATGGACCTGAAGTTTCGCCGGCATCTGAAGATTGCCATCGGCCAACGCGTTGGCCAGTTCGGTTTGAGTCTGTTCGCAGCTATTCATTGCCAGATTGACCCGCAGCTTTGTCTGGAGCGCAAAGGGCGGCGCGGAGTTGCGCCAGCGCGCGGAAAAGCCGCACCTTCACCGCTCCTTCGGAAATGCCAAGCGCCAAGGCAATTTCACGCCCGTTGAGCCCTTGATATCGGCTGAGCAGCAGCACCTCCCGCAGGCCCTGCGGCAGTCGCAAAATTGCCGCTTGTAGCACCCTGCTGGTTTCGGTGGCCTCGGTCAGAGCCATCGGATCGGTATCCACGATCCGATGGTCTGCCGGAATCACGTCGATTGCTTCCTGGTCCATGGTCGTTTGCCGCCGGTGTTCAACCCGGCTCTTTTCGTCTCTCAGCAGGTTGGCCGCGATAGTGAACAGAAAGGCCTTGAAAGTTCCCGCAACATAGTTCTTTCGCGCCTGGTGCAGGCGCAGGAACGTGGCTTGAAAGAGATCCTCCGCCATCGCGCGATCCCCGCTTGCACGGAGCAGAAAGTTGAACAGCCTGGTGCCATATCTCTTGAAGAGCTCGTCGAAAGCGCGGCCATCTCCGCCGGCGTATGCGAGCATCAAGTCCTCATCGTTCCGCACGCTCCCTCCGCTCCTGCACCCCTTATAACGGGCCTGCCCGGCGAAAGTTACCGCAGTTCAAAAACTGCACTTGTTTCGCTTAAAGATCCGTAGTCAGCCTCGGAACATTACGTTAACGGCAAATCGCAGCAAGACAAATCTAAGCTTAGATAACATTAGCAAAGCACAGACTGGGGAGTGCCTTCGTCGCCATGCTTTGGAGAGGCAGAGCTGTGCCTGCTCAGCTACGTCCATGGGCTCCGGTACGCGTGGTCTTGGCATTAATCCACCGGTCAACCGCGGGGCGATAAAACCGCCAGTCGGAGCCCAACCTGAACGCCGGTAGCTCACGATGCTTGATCAGGCGATAGACCGTGCTGATATGG
It includes:
- a CDS encoding sigma-70 family RNA polymerase sigma factor encodes the protein MRNDEDLMLAYAGGDGRAFDELFKRYGTRLFNFLLRASGDRAMAEDLFQATFLRLHQARKNYVAGTFKAFLFTIAANLLRDEKSRVEHRRQTTMDQEAIDVIPADHRIVDTDPMALTEATETSRVLQAAILRLPQGLREVLLLSRYQGLNGREIALALGISEGAVKVRLFRALAQLRAALCAPDKAAGQSGNE
- a CDS encoding helix-turn-helix domain-containing protein; the encoded protein is MCRNHEYEKVPRPALRTRPVYPSDKNEILTVKMLADYLRCHISTVYRLIKHRELPAFRLGSDWRFYRPAVDRWINAKTTRTGAHGRS